Genomic segment of Apium graveolens cultivar Ventura unplaced genomic scaffold, ASM990537v1 ctg2964, whole genome shotgun sequence:
GATTGTATCATATTTTCACCATATATTCTTGTATATATATCCAATTTTATATCTAATAAATATACTATTACTTCGTTAAAATAATCACACGTGTTTACATATGTACATGCTCTTATCAAAATGAAAACAAAATCTAAAAATTTACTATAAAAAATTAAGGTAAATTTGAAATATTGTTCTTTACCGTGTTTTTAATTGCAAAATTATTTTAATACATGTATAAGTTTGTTTGAGAAATTATTCTAGTATATAAACTGACATGTGCCTCGCACGGATTTTTACGatgattaataatataaaataaatacaaaCTAATGTTAATTCTTCATTTGGCGTCATTCTCCTCACCTTTGAAAGAAACTCGTCCACGagttttattaaatttaaaaatcaatGAACAAAGAGTTGATGTGTCATGGTACTTGAAGACAGCAAATTCCAACTCCATAAGCAAGATTTTCGGAAGTAACATGTGCACAATAAGATTTGTTGTTTTGATAGTCGTTTTTAATATGTTGTCAATGAAGGTCTGTTATGAATcgtatacaatatatatatagctGTGTGTTTATATAAACTGGAGAAAACAAAGATAATGCTGAACTGCTTCTTTTATTACTACTACGGTTACATTATATAGACTTAAACAACAAAGATTAATAATTGACTCCTACAAATTAGGATCTAAACAGAAAGTCCTGAACAAACTACATCACTAACATATTTATTCTGCAGCACTCCTACATTATCTCCATGCTGGATTGCCACAACTGCCAGTAGCTAAAGACTCGCACAAACACAGCAACAGTTCTTTTGTTCAAATTAAATCCCAACAGATTCCCCCTTAATTTGAACATGTCTGAGCACAATTGTAGACTCCAAGCAAATTCCTCATAAACTCAAACTTAACAGCAGCCAGTGGTTTAGTAAGTGAATCTGCACGTGTTCTTCCGTTCTTACGTGCTTAACCTCGATCTCTCCATTCTCCACACACTCGCGTATGTAGTGATACCGGATATCTATATGTTTGCTACGACCATGGAATACCGGATTTTTAGCCAAATCAATCGCAGACTGATTATCAATGAACAAAGTAACTGGACCAACATTAATTTTTGCAATCTGAGACAACAACCTTTTTAACCAAACTGCCTGGCATGCTGCAGCAGTCGCAGCCATGAACTCGGCTTCGCACGAAGAAAGTGCAACGCATCTTTGTTTTTGAGACGCCCACGTTATCAAACTATTATTTAGGTAGAACACCATGCCTCCTGTGCTTCTCCTATCTTCCACGTTGCCGGCCAGGTCACTATCTGAGTATCCGATCAACACCTCATTCTCCTTATTGTGCAAATACATCAGGCCAAACTCGAGAGTCCCTTTCACATAACGAAGTATGCGTTTTGCTACAGCTTGGTGTAGTATAGTTGGCCTTTCCATGAACCTGCTCACAATGCCCACCGCATACGCCAAGTCTGGTCTGGTATTGACGAGATATCTCAGGCCACCAATTACACTTTTGAACTCAGTGGGATTTACTTATGTACCTCCCTCGTCCTTGCTTATGACTTCCTTGGGATGCATAGGAACCTTAGTTGGATTGCAGTGCAACATACCAGCTTTATTAAGTATTTTCTTCGCATAACCAGTCTGTTTTAAACAGATGTAGCCTTTTCCCTGCTCAACTTCTATACCAAGGTAGTAGCTTAGCTTGCCTAAGTCGCTCATATCAAAGACTTGAGCCATTTGCTTTTTAAATTCTGTGATGGCTGCCAAACTTGCTCCAGTCACTAGAATGTCATCTACGTAAACGCCAATTACCAAAGCTTCATTTCCCACACTTTTGGTGTAAACAGCTTGCTCGTATGCACATCTGACAAAACCCAGTTCTTCTAGACATTTATTTAACTTTGCGTACCATGCTCTTGGTGCCTGACGAAGGCCATACAGGGCTTTAACAAGTTTGTAAACCAGATGTTCCTTGCCTGGCTTAACGAATCCTTCAGGTTGCCTGACATAAACCTCTTCCCTGATTTCACCATTTAAAAAGGCCGTTTTAACATCAAGGTGGTGCACCTCCCAATTACCCTTTGCAGCAAGAGCAAGCAGTAGCCTTATTGTCTCGATACGAGTAACTGGTGCAAAAACTTCATCAAAATCAACGCCCTGTTTCTGTACATATCCCTTGGCAACAATTCTGGCCTTATGCTTGACAATCTTCCCATTTGCATCTCTCTTAATCATGTAAATCCATTTCAGGTCAATGGGTTTACGTCCTGGAGGCAGTTCCGTTAGCTTCCAAGTCCCATTTCTTTCGACAGCATTCATCTCAACTTTCATAGCTTCCATCCATTCAGTCCCCTTTGAAGCTTGAGTATAATTTACAGGTTCATCTAAACCCATCAAGTACAACTCTTCGTCCTCCAATTCAATGGGTTCACTTTCATTATAGATATCACTTAATTGCCTGTATTTTCGAGGCTCGACACTTGATTCTGAACTTGCAACAGAACCAGCAGATTCCGGTGACCTTTCGGTATCACTTCCAGAAATTGTGTCAGACACATCATCGATTGTGGTATGATCACTGTAGCCATCACCTTGGTTGGATGTTCTTTGAGTGGAACTTGCTGCTTCTTCTCCATTTTCATTGAGCTCATTGGATGTCACCAAATTATTCATCGCCACAGTAAAAGATCCCAGTTGTGCATTAATCATATCTTTCGAGCTTTCTGACCAGTTCCATGCTTTCCCCTCCTCGAACACAACATCTCGACTTACACAAATAGTTTCCTTCTCTGGATCATACATTCTGAATGCTTTTGTGCCAGCTTCCTTTCCGAGATAGACCATTGTCTTACTTCTGGAGTCTAGTTTTTTTAAATTTGCAGTTGGAACCTTTACATGAGCCACACAACCAAATACTCTGAGATGTTCAACATGGGGTTTTTCCTTCGACCAAGCCTCATAGGGAGTAATTCCGGTTACAGCACGAGTCGGGAGTCTGTTAATCAAATATGTGGCATGACGGACGGCTTCCCCCCAGAAATAATTGGGTAAATTCATTTCCTTCAACAAGCACCTCGCCATCTCAATCAAGGTTCTGTTACGTCTCTCCACTACACCATTCTGCTGGGGAGAGTAGGGAGCTGAAAAATGCCTGACTATTCCTGCTTCTTCGCAATACTGAGTAAATTCCCTGGAAGTAAATTCCTCTCCGTTATCTGTTCTAAAAGTCATGATCCTTTTTTCTGGACTATCTTCAACTAAAACACGAAAACGTTTAAATGCATCGAATGCCTCACTCTTATTTTTTAAAAGATACGTCCACATTACTCTGCTATAATCATCGATTAAAACAAATACATATTTGTTACCTGCTGGAGTACATGGCGTGATAGGTCCACACAGGTCACCATGGACTAGCTCGAGTGTCTTTTTGGCAGTGAAGCTTGATTTTTGAGGGAATACCTTTCTCGTTTGCTTCGACATTAAACATCCGGTGCACACATCGTTAGTTGGTTGAATTTTAGGCATTCCAAGCACCATGTTTTGAGCACTCATAAGTTTCAAGGCCTTAAAATTGATGTGGCCCAAACGTGAGTGCCACAGCCAATTTTCGTTGTCACTCCTTGCTGCAAGACACATTGACTCACTGCTGTTTATGATGATTTTGTACAGGCGATTGGGCGATCGCTTTACCTTCATCAATAGATCACCCTTGTCTTCGTGTACCCAAAGATTTTCACCTTTAATAATTATCCTGTACCCATTTTCCGAAAGCTGTCCAAGGCTAATAATATTACTTCGAAgtgaaggaatataatatatctCGTTCAGAACTCTGCTTTCTCCGTTCTTGCATTTCAAAATTATAGATCCTTTACCCTTTATTTGAACCATCGATCCATCGCCAAATTTCACCTGTCCTGTTACCTTAGTGTCTATCTCTCTGAACTTTGAGAATTGTCCAGTCATGTGGTTACTGGCACCATtgtccaagtaccacagatttgACTCTATCTCTTTCGTACCTTTGTGGTTTAACCTGGGCATTACTTGCTCTTCATTGATCATTAGTGTTCCGTTCTTTTCTTTCGTGCTTTCCACCACCAATAGTGCAGGTTCGTCGTCTGGAATCTGTATCATGTTAGCTTCCTCCTTAATTTCTTTTTCTCGCCTGGGTTTCTTACATTCAACTGCATAATGACCATAGGCGCTGCAGTTGAAACAGCGAACCTTACTTTTATCTCGAGCACCTCGATTGTATTCCTTACTTCTGTTCTTTTGTGAAGTATCAGGATTTCCTTTATTTGAGCGTCTCATCCATTCATCTCTTGTTAGCAATAATTTGCTCTCGTCTTCCCTTTCACGTTCAATCCATTCCTCCCTAGTCAGCAATAATTTTCCTCCCCCTGTCTCGGGTTGTCCTTTAATTCTCTCCTCATGAGCCTTCAGCGACCCCACGGTTTCCTCCATTGTCATTACACTGAGATCCCCGAACTGCTCTATAGTAGATGCGATTTGTAAAAATTTAGAGGGTACCGCTCGTAGTAATTTCTTTACCACATAGCTTTCTGTCACTTCTTCTCCTAGTGCACGTATGTTTGTGACCAGGTTGTTCAACTTCATGGAGAAGTCATCCACTGATTCTGAGTCTTTCATTGTCATGGACTTGAATTCTGCCTTGAGTGTTTGAGCTCTTGCAGTCTTGACTCTCTCCGCTCCTTGGCATAATGTCCTAATTGCCTCCCATGCTTCCTTAGTTGTCTCCTTGTCCGCAAGATAAAGAAGAACGTCTTCTGGGATACCCTGGTATATTGCTGCCAGAGCCGTTTTATCCATCTTATCGTCAACCGTCATTGATTTAGGATTCTTAGGTGATATTGCATCCCAAACGCCATGAGCCTGCATATACACCTTCATTTTCATAGCCCATGTTGTATAATTAGCTCTTGTCAACATGGGATAGTTCAAGCTGATCATTCCATCTTTGTTCTTACCCGTCTCCATCGACTGTGCCTTAGGCATGTACTTGGGCATAAACAGATTCTTctggctctgataccagattGAAGGTCTGTTATGAATcgtatacaatatatatatagctGTGTGTTTATATAAACTGGAGAAAACAAAGATAATGCTGAACTGCTTCTTTTATTACTACTACGGTTACATTATATAGACTTAAACAACAAAGATTAATAATTGACTCCTACAAATTAGGATCTAAACAGAAAGTCCTGAACAAACTACATCACTAACATATTTATTCTGCAGCACTCCTACATTATCTCCATGCTGGATTGCCACAACTGCCAGTAGCTAAAGACTCGCACAAACACAGCAACAGTTCTTTTGTTCAAATTAAATCCCAACAGTCAATACCTAAAAAATTAACATATTCCGCGATATTGTTCTCGCGACTTGCAACTTCTTCACCTTTAATAATCTTGTCTACCTCTTTATCTTCAATATTAAAACACTGAATAGACGCTTTCTCAACCTCTTATTTTTCCATATTTATGAGGCACTTCAAGAATCTGATTTTTTCCAACACCTAGGCCAGTGGGTTTACAGGTTTAGGTGGAGGATTATACCGCACACCAAGTTGATCCATAATTACTTTTAATGTTGTTTGCGCATCTTGCATTTGTAAACTCAAATCTTCCAACTTATTTTTCAAATTTCATAAGCCCGGATTATTTTTCTCAATATAAGTATCAAGACGGTTGTTTACTTCGCTTGTATTAACCATTCTATATGATTCAGGATCAGTTTGGCAAGTTTGAAAAATTCAAGGGCTGTTTGAAACTTTCAGGAAGCTTGTGACTGTTTTGTAGCTTTCCGACGGGTGCTGGTGGCTGCTAGAACAGTCTATGACGGCTGATGGTGGCTTCTCATGTCTATTAGAGACTACTACAGGTGGCTGTTAGGGCTGTCGGTAGGATGCTGAGagttttttctttctttttttctagGGAATGTATTTGATAAAAGGTTAGGGTAAAGAAACAGTGCTCTTGATACCATTTGATGCATGATAAAATTAAAAACAAGTAAAATGATAGATAAATGTAAATTAAGCGCAAAAAATCAACGTCTAAGTGATCAACCGAAGAGTAATCACTGTCCCAGAATTTCACAACCACAGAATAAAGATTTATTAGGATCGCAACCTTTAACAAGAgaattttaataataatcatTTTTTCCATAATGAAATTTACATAagattatataaaaaaaaaccTAAATTTTGGTGAACAGgtaaaatcttaaaaaaaaatagTAAACAAACTCCAATTGATAACTACTACCTAATAATCTtatctaatatatataatattatctTTAACCAAATATATTTAAATCTATTACTAATTTATAGTATAAAATAAATACAAATTAATACTCTAATTTTTCGTTTGGCATTAGGTATCCTATTGATTATAAACAAACCCCTCAAATTCAAATGGGTTTTCTATTTAGTATAAATACCCCTCAAATTCAGATTGGGTAGTTTCATTCTTTTTCAAAAAATGGTAAAATGTTCCAAAAGCCTGCAAAATCTGATACAACTTGCTCTCCAAAGAAAAAAAACACTTCGGCTTAAGTTGATCATCAAGTTCTATTATACTTGGTTCCACCTTCTGCTTTAGTTTTAGGTCAATCAACTTTCATGTTTGTGTAGGTCATGATATCACCACTATGCCTGCCCTTTAGTCCTCGCAACAACTTTAGGCTGAGTAGATATTAATTTTCCTTACTCATTAGTCATTAGCCTTGCTAAACTCTTACTCAGCTCTCAGGaacttttcataaacaaatccagcATCTTCCATGCAGCAGTTTCATCATTCAACAGGAGCTTTGGATAGTTCAACAATATTTCCTCTGAACTTCACAAGATGCACAAGTTTCTAAGCATCTGTACCACCTTCAATCACTGTATCAGCCTGCATTTGAAATTGCAGGTTTAGTCAGAAACTGACTTGAAAGCGATTGTGTTGCTAGAGGTTGAATGATCAGAGTTCATTGTCTAGACCGTGATGAAAATATCAGAGTTTGTTGTTTGGAATTTCCGGTCAGAGTTTGACATGTTAATTGCATAAACATGGTATGTTTGAGATAGAAACAGTGATAGATACTTCACTCAGCATCAACTGACTTCTAGAATTCGATGCTCGACATCTTCATGAATGCTTTTTTGAGTATTCAGAGTAtttattttctgatgctccccttgaatCCATGGCTTCAGTATTATCATAATTCCAATCATCAGATTTTGAGTGTGTTGGAGTTTTGACTAGATTCTAATGATGTAGATTCTGATCCATTTTCTGATGATTGAGTTGAATGAATTAGTGCTTTGTTGCTCCCCTTCAACTTGTGCATCTCCATGCACATATGAACTATCATAGTATTTAACAGTTCATCAGAGTCTCATAGATTACAAGAATTTGGAGAATCAGAGTTTGCAAGAGTATCAAGTGTCaaaatactccctccgtctcaCTGGTTTTGTTACATTAGGGGACGGAGgatcgacacgcattttaaggctccCGTAAGACATGTTttcttaaataatttaaataCTTTATAATAGCCTTAAAATGTGTGTCAAACATGATGAAAAAATATGTAAAAAATCCAGTGGGACGAAGGGAGTATCATAGATCGATAcatcattttcaaatctcagcttctCATGTTTTCTTTCATCATCTAAGCCATGGAGTATTACACGAGCACAAAATTACTCTCCAAATAATTTTCTTGGACCTAATGTTTATGGTCTAAGGAAGAGGCGTTTGAGCAATTTAAGCAAGTTGTTGGTGGTGTTGAAGTTGGCTCTAAAGCTTTCCTAAATAATAGGAATTGGTGTTCACTCAACGAGCACTAGCAAGGCTAGAGATGAGGCTACTAGGTAAGCACAACTGTATATACGGTTACCTAATTATTATCGGATTTTCTGTGGTCTGTTCATGGACACACAATAAGAAGTTATTGGATTTTCTGTGGTCTGTTCATGAACACACAATAAGAAGTGATGTGTTAAATTTTGATTGATTTTTCCATCATAAATGTTGATAGACCCTGCATTTACATCAATTCCACCAATAAAAACACTCCAGATTTATAAAAGTTGGTGCTTAATGCAAGCCCATTAACACACTAGACAAACCCAGTTATTATCCTATCTTTTGGTATTTTAGTCATGATATTATGCTACTTACTAGTGTTTGAACTGAATGCATGTAACTGGCACATATTTTCTACTTTTGTACAGATTACACAACCAACATAATTCATTCAAGATGACCAACTGGAGCAAACCACCATATTTAACACTGATTCCCGAATAGGAACCTAAATTTTTTATCAATTTAGAGAGAATATCACTTTGGAGGAAATCTGAAGAGATGATATGAATTGTAACTTGCAAATTTTTAAGAGTACAGCTGTGCAAACTTGTAAGTAGGGCATGCTACTTTTTAAGCAAGCTGTGGGTTAAAATAATAATAGGTTAAGAACGGAACAAATTACTCCATCAAACAATTTTGAAGTGACATGATGCTATCATGGATTCACCTCCGGCGACTATCTGCCAGAACCACAATTTCGGACAGGACGGCCAGGTGCATATGATCTACTAATTAATCAACTACGAAAATGACCCCATATAATAAAATGATCAGAGCACAAGGATAGATCAGGGAAAAAAAGATAAAAACAGGTGGTGATAACAGCACAAATGAAGAGATCTTCTTGAGCCAACACGAGGGAAAACACTTGGAATTTCAGTGGTTGGCATCAGAAGCACAAAAGGTTGTGGGGCAAAACAATATCCACCAGCTATGTATATAGTCAATTAGCTGTGTAATGGACCAGATATAGCGTCAGTGCCAGGACTTGAATCCTTGTGTTTCAAGGACAGGCTTGCAAACTGAGAATCAAGGTCCCGACTTTTAGCACGCCGATGGCCCAAAGACGGTTGCTGGTGCTGTTGATACAACGTTCGCAGCCTTCCGATCTCCCTCTCCAGTACTTCATGTTCCACTGAGAAAGGCATTATCATATATATATGTCATTAACTAGACAAATACATTTATTGAGAAATAGATAGACTATATGTCGAAATAAGTGACAATGGAAAGTTTTGACCAAAAAAACAACTGCATACAGCACGGGGTAAATAAAACTAGGGTGGTGTCTGGCTACATAACTAAAATATTTGTTTTCTGctttttaaaacaaaataatagtttcagaaaactacaataaaaatattgatttatagtgggttatTAATTTACTCCCTCCGTCCAATCTACATTATACTAAAGCAGAGTACAAGGTTATCCAAGTGGCAGCATGAATGTTATCCACGTGTCCACTTCTCGTGCTTTTGCTTCCGCTCATTTTCATATAGCCAGCTGTATTCCATTCTTTGGTGTTGTTTATCTCCCTGTCTAACCTGTTGCTATGTCCTATGTCTCCGATTTTAAGGCCTAATTCAACTACATTAACTTCTAATTTATTAATGTAGAGAAGTGTGATCATCTACACTTGTATCTTTTTCCATCGATTTTGATGATCatcattttttatttatttccttCGGTTATCTACCTTACAAAATTaacaatttatttaaaaataatcagttagtatattttataatacaaaaaattataaaatcataataCGCATGCTTCAAAAAAtctaaaatatgatttttataaattttcaagATATTTTTTCCTGCAAAATTAATGTGTTTCCTTGATCTCTTTATTATAACTCCACTCATTCTCTATCCACATTTCTCATGTATTTTCCTCATTTTTATATACTTCAATTTTTAATCTCCACTCATTTCAGGTACTCTCtaattttatcatttttaaaattagtaGGAAAAAGTAAAAAAAGTGGGTAAGGAGGTGGGACCAATCAATATTTAATGTAAGAAGTGAGTGTAGTGGAAGAAAGTAGTGGGTAAGTCTACTTCTTGCCAATTCTCTGCAGAGATATGATATTTATCCTCTCTTTTAACCCTTCCGTTTACCCCTGTCCTACATCAAGCTGCCCTTCTTCAACCGACACCAATATAATCAGTACATCACACCAATACGCATTAAATGTGTCTAGCTTAGAATGTGTGTGCCTTGGGCGAAGGCAGTGCCTAGACAAGGTGAAGTCAGTTCTCTATTCTGAAGGAACTATTTTAAGAGTTGGCAGCACTTACAGATCACAGGGAGACAACCTTCAATCTCCAAAACATGTAAGAAAATAACACTAGGAGTGCATACATGGACGTAAATATAGAGAGCTAAGGTGTGCTTTGACATAACCTCAGATCTCTAGATTTTATGTATCATATGTTACAAACATAGACATAGACCAGATGGCATGAGACTCAACATAAGTTTCAGAATGGTGGTGGTCGATTCCTCTTCTAATTTTATTAGGGTACCTTAACTTCTTAACATAAATAGTCTATAtgtatcattttattaaaattatagtTCGGATGTTGGTTTAAACTTGTATATAAGGCTACTTCGCAAGGGCGAGAATGTAAAAACCTatcccaaaattcattttttgGACAACCCTCACCAAAAGTTCTGCCATCGCCACTATACAGAAAAAAAATAGATAGGGCACTTAATATGAAGAGGAGAAGAATAGATAGGACAGTTAATAAAACCAACGGCTGTAAACTATCTCTATATTAGGCCTCTCATCTTTCGTTTCTTCCCTTTAATTTTTATTAAACATCGCCCCCGCTTTTTTATACACATTTTTTACTTTGGATTGATCTTTTTTCTTATACCTCCAGATCTCTCATCTCTGTCTTTCTTTTTCTTAATATATTTCTACTAGTGTACCCTTCCTGTTAATCGCTAATCCCCCTCAATGTTTTCTTACTCTTTTAACCCTCTATCTTCGTCACCCAACAGCATCACCTTAAGGTCATTTTGCTTGAGCAACAGGAGACGCCTTAATGCCTCTTGAACTATTAACAGCTTTGTAGCAACCATGACAAATCACTCGGACAATAATGATGCTAATATTGTTAATGCAGTTGAACCAGAAGGAAATACATGTACGATAAAATTTCTACTCTCTTGCTATCAAAGTTAACAGGTGAGAACATTGGGGGTGGG
This window contains:
- the LOC141700847 gene encoding secreted RxLR effector protein 161-like translates to MERPTILHQAVAKRILRYVKGTLEFGLMYLHNKENEVLIGYSDSDLAGNVEDRRSTGGMVFYLNNSLITWASQKQRCVALSSCEAEFMAATAAACQAVWLKRLLSQIAKINVGPVTLFIDNQSAIDLAKNPVFHGRSKHIDIRYHYIRECVENGEIEVKHLLAVVAIQHGDNVGVLQNKYVSDVVCSGLSV